The Corallococcus soli DNA window GAGCTGCCGGTTGGCCTCGTAGGTGTCCAGTCCCTTGGACTGGAGGGCATAGGCCTTGATCTTGTTGCCCAGGCCGATGCCCCGGCCCTCCTGGCGCAGGTACAGCACCACGCCCAGGCCGTTCTGGGTGACGAAGTCCAGCGCCCGGTCCAACTGCTCCCGGCAGTCGCACTTGAGGCTGCCAAAGACTTCGCTCGTCAGGCACTCGGAGTGGATGCGCACCGGCACCCCGTCCAGCCCTTCGGGTTCCCCCACCACCAGCGCCACGTGCTCCCGCCCGTTGCGCTTGTCGCGAAAGACGATGGTCTTCAGCACGCCACGGGCCGTGGGCACGTCCGCCTCCGAATACCGCTCCAGATGCTGGGTCGGCTTTCGGGTTGGCAGGACCTGGGGTGGGCGAGTGTCGGACATGGTAGGTCTTCTCCCAGTGGAGGAGCGTTTCTTCTCGCTCCGCCGGATGCAAGTCAAGGCGGCACCCCCCCGGGGGTGAGGCAACACCCGCACGGAGTAGATGCTGTTCCGGGTTTCAGCGTTCCTCAGGCGACCCACGACAGGGGGAGCAGCTCGACATGGGAACCATCAGTCAGGCTGCTGCTCTCCCGGGGGAAGTGGAGCAGGTGGGTGGCTGCGGACGCTGAACGCAGGACACCCGACGTTTGCGTCCCCAGGGGCTTCGCCCACAGCTCGCCTGCCCGCCAGGTCGCCGTGACGCGGACGAAGTGGGCAAGGCCCGGCTGCTTCGTCAGGCGGCCTTCCAGGCGCCCGGACACCCGCGGGGGCTCCACGTCCTCCAGGCCCAGGAGCCGGCGCAGGGCGGGGCGCACGAAGAGTTCGAAGGTCACGAGCGACGACGTCGGGTTGCCGGGCAGCCCGAAGAAGAGCGTCGGGCCCCGCTGGCCCACCACCAGCGGCTTGCCGGGCTTGATGGCCACGCGCCAGAAGTGCTGCTCCACGCCCAGGGCCTCCAGGGCGGCCTTCACGAAGTCATGGTCGCCCACGGACACGCCCGCGCTGGTGAGGACCACGTCGAAGCCGTCCGTGCGCGCCAGGGCCTCCTGCACGGCTTCCTGCGTGTCCCGGGCGATGCCCAGCATCGTGGGCAGG harbors:
- the ribA gene encoding GTP cyclohydrolase II, producing MSDTRPPQVLPTRKPTQHLERYSEADVPTARGVLKTIVFRDKRNGREHVALVVGEPEGLDGVPVRIHSECLTSEVFGSLKCDCREQLDRALDFVTQNGLGVVLYLRQEGRGIGLGNKIKAYALQSKGLDTYEANRQLGFADDLRSYDVAAEMLRSLGVQSVDLITNNPLKIAGLVEEGVAVRRRIPSRTEHNPHNVDYLKTKRERTGHLIELFAEDDDTEAKAG